TGTGCCTGTCTTGTGATTTCAGGATACTGCTGTATCACTCTTCACAGGTAATGCCTAGTATACTAAGTAAATTTGATATTGAACATAAAATGCTCCAGCTGTGAAACATCCAAAAGAACCTGGACTCTGACATGTACATGTGAGAAATGTCTCTAGATCACCACAGGCATGCTTAGATTATATATTAAGTGTGGCATGAGAGTCTCATGCCATGTAACAAATGCCAACTCCTCATCACATTCCTGTGTGGGATCCTGAACTCCCACAAAACAAATAACTCCCCAAATTATAAGCATATTCTGAGTTAagctcattttcttctgcttttggtgttttttctccttttggcATTTAATGGAAACCCAGTTACATAGTGCCAAGTTTCtgtcacaaaatgaaaaatactcaTAATAAACGTCAAATAGGGTTTGCTTCAAATCTGTATATATTTCAGAGTTTTAAGTAATCTGATACAGCTTAACTGACTTTCTTTGCATAAAAAATGCAGGAAGTCTTCCTTGCAACGTATATTTTGAAGTTAAGATGGCAATAAGCCATCAATCAAAACATTCCTGTCACAGATATATGACAAGCAGGTACTGGTATTTTGTTAACGCTTGCttgtgttatttttccttttaaatccTTTATTCAAATCCGCTTCTTGAAACAAAACTTCTTAAATCTTAAATTTTTAatcccaacaaaaaaaacccaacacattaCAGAGAACATGAAGTCACACTGCTGTCATAGTCATGCCAAGAAATTCAGTCCATTACCAGGAGTCTTCATCACATGAACAATTGGTTCACTTGCATTAGAATCAAAAGCAAACAGCTTTTTTAAGGAAAGATCAGTGGAAAGTTTTGGAGATGTAGCTGGGGCTACCCAAGGAGAGCAGAAACatccctggggaaggcaggatTGCTCAATAGTTTTTGTGTCAACTTTGCAGGTTTTACAGGTAGGTTTGAGAGGAGTGAACAAAATTATTCCAGATGGAGTGTTTTAACTCCTTTCTATACTATAACATGCATTTTAGATTTACAGGAGGTACAGCTTCTCATGGCAGCCACTGGAACTGTTTAGGGATGCACCAAAGGGAGTAACTTCCTTGGCAAACTACCCATGTATGAAAACATGGCATCTCAGTTAACTCACTATGCAGAGCATACACCACAAGCCATACACCACAGGAAGAAAGATGCTTATTTAGGAGAGGCTTGCAAAATCTTTACCTGACATCTTGCAAATATAACTATTCATGTCTGGCGTAACAAAATACCCCCCACCCCCAGGATTTTCTGTCACCAGTGCATATGGCTtgttctgctttgcatttttttattcccttttttcgAAGTACTGAACTGCAGGAAGAAGCATAGGCACTGAGAATAGGTTGAATTTCTTAGATATGCAGAGCAATTTCATATTGCATATGGTCAAGTAAAGTCATGAGTTGTGCACCACTCATGAATTTCATAGGTTTAATGGAACTTTTGACCTCCTATCCCAGAtgtgtttttttcactgaatttaatCACAGAATTGCTAGGGTTGGATTGGACATCTgaagatcatctggtccaactcCCCaccaaggcagggtcacctagagcaggtgacacaggtggttttggaatgtctccagagagggagactccatgaactccctgggcagcctgttcagtgctctgccaccctcagtggAAAGCTCTTGCTCCTGTTGACGTGAAACTTCTGATGTTTTAGTTTACAGtcattgctccttgtcctgttgctggaCACCACAAAGAGTCTGGCACCATTCTCTTGGCACCTTCCTGAAAGAGATTTATCTGCATCAGTGATATTCCCTCTCAGTCTTCTCCTCTCTAGActaaacaggcccagctcctgcagtctctcctCATAAGAGACACTACAGATCCTTGGTTAGGAACATTCCAACATTGTTAAATGACAGGGTTTGAATTTATCTTTCTTCTAATAGTTTCTTCTTACCTGCATCCTCTGAAACAGACCCTGGCTATTCTGAAGCAATATAGGAGATAATCTTGGCCCTGGCTTGTATTTTCATTCAGCAATTACAGAAGGGATCTTTAGAAGGGAACTGAAGCCAGTGCCACAAAGAAGTGATGTGCCACTACCACTAACATGGCCTCCCTATAGGCAAAGAGTACTATAACACATTTTGCACAAAATCTATGCAAACTGGAGTCCTTATTGCCCCACATATACAGGAGTGGTAAATGCAGATTTCACCGATGACAAAGCAATGACATATCATAATGCATTACTcatgttttaatgtttttattttagaaagtgaacaaatccattaaaaaaaaaaaaaaagataatacttggcgttaaaaaaaaaagtaaacataaatgaatgaaaaattgcaataacataaaataattttaattattaaatatactTCCACCACAGAGAAGTTTTACTTCATTATATTACCAGTTTCTTGATTAGGTACACAAGACAACACTTTCCAGTAATTACCTAGTCATTAGAAGATCAACTTCAGGAATCactgaataataaaatacattatggACAAATACCACCTGGGAGGCAACCTAATATACATATGTCAACAAGGTACATCTTCATGAGGTATTACAGTACATGGGAACCATTCCCTTTACTTTCTAACAAATAAATTCTCctgtcagcagctctgccagcaagTCGGCCACAGACTCTGTTGTCAGTTTCCAAACCAACTTCCTGcagagattttctttctgcaacAGATCACACAAGTCAGGATTAATGAAGATTAGAGTAAAGTAAACAAATATTGTAAACAGGAATGCTGAAAAGGTCATCCACTCTTGCAGGCGAGCACTAGAAGGCTTCAAATCAGATGTTTCAGCTTCTCAATAACATTTAATACCTCCCCTAGCTTAAGCTTTGCTGTGAGTGGTGAAGTGAAAGCACGGGGCATGATAATTCCAGAAGTAATTTCCAAAATAAGGAATTAATCTCATATTTAAACAAAGCACACTACAAAAAATTTAAGATGAGGCTGCTCCAGGGTAACCCATTTGTAGTATTAAACAGACTGTGGAGGGGAAATACTTAAGCAGGTTTGCCTATGAAGTCTTCAGGCATACTTGTCCTAGATTTAAACCAAAGAAAACCTGTTCCTAACATTCTTGTGCTTTCATCTCCAAATAAGTATATCTCTTCGCTGCCAAAAAAGGAGCTTTTACACATCTGTTCCACCACTGTCCTTTCCAGGAGTgccaaaaaataaatgcagaggaGCCCAACTGCAAGCTCTCGAGAGCTTGGCAGGATTTCCTTCTTTAGGGCTGCTATGAGACTGAGTTCAAAAATTATGAATTGTTTAGAGTTAACacactatttaattttttttggaaaggaactagaaagaaaaaacatctttgGAATATTCAGGTTCTATGCAAAGGAACTTACCTGGTTTTTCTTATTTGCTATACAATCGGTTTTTCACtgtcttgtttttcttcagagtCTTCATCAGAACCTGAAAAAGAAGACAGGAATGCTGTAGATGAGAGAGGAGTTAAAAGACACAAAAGTGttaagctttctttttttttgacaaattaGTCTGAATGTGTTTAATTTCTTGGAATAGCATATCTGCCACATTTTGAACATCAAATTGTACAGAAACTGAATAAATTTACTCTTTCCAGGCTGATTTTCCACTTGCTACCTCCAGATTAGACTTGGTTACCAAGTAACCAATGTCAAAGATGAAGCATCACCTCATATAAAGAAGCGGCTCCACAGTATGTCCTCAGAAAGGTGTAGCTtcaagaaagacaaaaagagacAAATATGCTGAAAATTCCAACTAAGCTCATTTTAAATGTCACCTCctaaaagcaaagattttttttaagaaatgttaCCATATCAGCAGAGTGGTTTATTCCCTGCTGCATGATCACAGGGGATAGTTTATCTCTAAATACTTGTAAAATCAATATGTATGGCAAAATGACCAAAAATTGCTCTTAGAACAATCCATAGCTTGTCTTCtcagaaagaaatgcagatttttgaagaaaaattttaattatgaGCTATTTTTACTCtacattttccagcagtttcCAGTTGTGACTACCAGAGTGTGTTAGCTCAAATATATTAATCTGTCTATTTCTTTTGTATCTCACACTCATAAAGGGTGCTTAAAATGTACTTGGCAGTCATGGCAGACCTGGAGAAAAGCACCTGAGCTGTTACTGAATCCCACTGGGCAAGCTGAAAGGAATGGCACACCTTTAGTCGACATATGCATCCGCAACACCTCACTGCACAAGAAACACCAACCCAGTCACAATGTCTAGAAAAGCATGTTAGCTCCAGTTACCCTTCCTCTCGCACTCTGTATTCAGttgctaaaaaaaccccacaaaacccagGTTGAACAGCTGATTCCAGTACAACACTTCCATTATTCCTCAAATAGACCCACAGTTTTAGCTAAAATCAATTTTCACCTTGAATCATTGGTTATACTCGACACTAATGCTCTGTGACCCCTAGACAGAGCTCGAAGTCATTCACTAAGCCAAGATGCTCAGCAAAGAGAAACCAGATagacattaaaattaaaaatatcactAACATGTATAATTCTATAATGCAAGATAGACAAACTTATCTGTAGCAATTAGcagatattattttaattatactGCACCATATAGCACAGCTTTGCAGAGGAGGTTTACATTTTAGGGGAAAAAGACAGATACAGGATTTGAGGGTTCCCACTGCATTCTCAGGTAACTCGAATTTATTAGATCCATTATGAAATTACTTATTTCCTTGAAATGCTTGAGACGCATTCTTGAATCTTGCagtatttacatttattttttatttaatcgACTCATATCTCAAGCAGACAAAGCACATGATATGCAGAGTTAAGATGTACTTAACACTACTCACTGACTTGATTTACCCAGACAGGTGAGCCTTTTTAGAGAGAGAAGGCTTTTTCGTTTTGTtatgagaaaagaaaagcagctctgataaaaatttttgtttgccTTATAGCAGTTTCAGGTTTGCTGTCTATCCTAAGACACTACAAAGCTCCAAGTTTAGGCTGGATTAAACAGTGCATTGCTGCATAAATGCTATTGCTGGCAGATAAGAGatcacagagacacagaacacctcaagctggaagggacctgaaaggATCACTGATGGCAGAAGCAAACCATACTGCCTCCTTTCAGTTGTGGCgccattttctttcagatttacCTCTCTTTTTAGTCAGAACATGACTTCAAATACACCAATCACATGTATTGTAATTCATTTGGTAGGTAGTAACGAAACTGAGTTACTGAACAAACAAGAATCTTGCATTTTAGGATGATAAatacagttttcatttaaaaacaaaaatatcttttttcccttcccctcttgAAGGGCATGAAATATGCAGGAGTGTAAAGTGAATATGAAAAATCTTTCACTAAGCAAATGTAACTACCTGCTACAGACTCAGGAGGAGAATAGAACTGCCCATCAGAGAGGACTCCTGGGTGAAGAAGAGTTGCTCGTTCTGAAGCATCCTGTGCTATCAAAaatcctaaaagaaaaaaaaacccagaaaataatTCCTCAATCTTAACACATAAAATCTTAAAGATCAAATACTGATGAAGAATCTTGAAGACTGATGTACTACATTAGCATTCCTAACCagttatttctttaaataaatatcattttaaaagcatcaaCAATTAATTTAACACTTATGTCTTCTATTTAAATGCTGGCAGATAAGGTGACACACACTAGCAAAACAGAGATTTTGAACACAAGAATTAAGGACTCTTTCCTTCTACTATGTGCAATTACATTATTAGGTTGCCATATGTAAATTCATCAATACTCAATGGCTAACTAAAActtctgaaatgtatttttaatgatcAGTGACATTGCATGCAtaaccaaataaaatattttctctctttgccaCTGTGACCCTTCACTAACAGCTTGTTTTCACTGACCTGTCTCAACATACTCAGTTTCTGCAACCTTCATGAACTACTTACATGTGTATGTATGGAATATTTTGTCTACGaatatttaatatgaaaagaTGCAGAAGTCTCTGAACTGGTTTCATTTCTTCTCTATTTAAATAACACTGTGATGCAGCTGTATTTCCTCATCGCCTCATAAGATAAAAATGTTACTCtaagtttcttttccttcaggcAAACCCCACTGTTCTCATTTAACCAACTTCTTTCTCAGACCagtgaaaaagaggaaaaggatcAAAGTAGAAAGACTGCATTTAGAGCACACGAAAATGGAGGCATCCATGCCTGTGTAAAGCTTTTTTATTTACCTAACAGATAACCATGTCTTTCCAACAGAGTTTCAGACTATATTTCAGGTAGTAATGCCTAAATAACAGGATGGCTGTATAATTACTCTCCTAATGTTGAAACTCACAAGCATCTGTaagttttctttccctcatcACTCAAGCAGTATTCTCTTCCCACTGAAACATTGGATTTCCTCCGTTTAGTTGAATATATTGAATGTCAGATGACCTGGTGCCTCATCTCAAAGGTTGAAATTCATACTTGTTCTGGTCTCATTCTGCCTGTGCATTACTCTCCACAACActtctttgcttttccctttccaccTCAAAAGAAGAGTTAGTGACATTGAATTAGTTAGTATGTCTACTCTTCCTAAAAGAGGAGCCAGACCCTTTATGCATTATCCAAAAAATAACGTTTTACAAGCCCAAGTCAGTTAAATTTTCATATCTCAAGcatacaaaattaaatacattccCAACTGCTTGAAAAATTGCTGATCTGACCCTTCTAACTTTCAACTTTGCCTCcctaaattaattaaaacctCACTTCTTTGAAAGCATATGTTCCTTTCCCAAGAGGAAAAGATCATGccatttgatttaattttttctacaGCTCTTCAGATTTTGAGAAGCGGAAAGAAGTATTCTTCTGCCAGTTAATATGAGATCAAATGTTGCCAACTGCAGGAAATATCACAAGCTtactattttcttcttcagcttcttgTGGTAACACTTTAAAGTCCAAGAACCAAGTTTCAATCCAGGCAAGTATGAAGGATATGATGGGCAGCACATAGCCAAAAGCACCCTGTGAGAACAgctagaaagaaagaaaaacattacaaaaattactctgaagaatcttgtttttaagaaaacaaagtaaaacaaacatttgATTAGAATATATACCTGTGAAATAATTACTTTTGCTAATAAAAAGGCACTGGTCACTGCTGTTGTAAACTGAAAGAGACAGAATAAACTAATAAATGGatttagttttttatttctgccattATCTATGAGTTGcaactttaaatatttactgaCAACCGCAATATCACATAGATTAATAAAATGTAACAAACATGATACAATTAACTTAAagtgttattaaaaaaaccttataAGAGAGAACTTTTAATACAAACGTCTCCAAACATTGATTTCCACATAGCATTTGTGTAGAATCTAAACTGCCTGAGTTATGTAAATTGTTAAACTGCCTGAGTTACATAAATTGTGATCACACTATATAATGAAGATAGTGTACTTTATCCATCAAGTCCCTTAAAAAACCACCTATTTAtgtatttgggaaaaaaagaaaacagcaatcGTTCTAAATGCTTTTCACTACTGTCCAAGTCAAAATATCCATTTCAAACAAAACATCTTTGTGTGAGTAAattggaataaatattttaattaattaagtggtattttaaaaaatttatttttttgaagattTGATACTCcctgatatatttttaaaattggcATGCTGGGTAAAATATCTAAACCTcccacctcaaaaaaaaaatcaatgaacAAGTATTGTTCCCATAAGCAAGGCCTCTATACCTTCTACTGCATTTGGATCCAgcaattctttaaaaaacaacagaacCAACTTCTGTCAAGCACAGGTAGGATGATAAGATTCCAGGCTTTGGCAAAATCTTCACTGAAGCATTATATATCTAATTACTCATTACCATGATGGGTTCACTCTCACCATTTCACAAAGGCATCAAGTTGGTGGGTTAAGAAATACTCTAAAGCTACACAACTAAGAGCAAGAACTTTTAAGACGCATGCATTTAAATATAAGCACAATTAGAGCAGTGGCTACTATTATGTATGTGTTTGTGCCATGCTAGTAGCACAATCTATAAAAATCATGGCACATAGTCTCAGAGTACTTAGCAAACTGCATGCTACTCACTTGAAGAAAGTTAGACATGAACATGTTCTACATGCACCTACCACAGcgtaaaggaaaaaaaaaaaggtctgatTTACAAAGCACTAAGACAGCAATAGACCTGTTGTATTACAACCTCCAGTATTGACTGGTAGAAGCATGAATTTTTCACCAAATTTTGCATTCTTTGTCATCCACACTACACAGTTGCAATAAAGATACTGGTTCCAATCCACTTCAATCCAAATGTGGATGCCTACGGTTCTTGAGAACTTCCTTTTAAAGAAGGGATACATATTTAACCTGTAATATTGGAGTATGAAGTAATACAACTGCTAGTGTTCAATGGGTCACACctaaaactttttaaagtaaGAATGTGTGACTCAATGGACACCTGGATCTCTGGCACAATAATGCCAATTCTTGTTTTTGAAGAAGGTCCACTattacaaatgcaaaaatatttccaacaTAAATTAACAAGTCTCAGAGGTAACAAGCAGTTATGACTAGTCATCcatactgaattaaaaataaatcttccatTTGCATTAACATGATACCTAATAAGAACCACCCCCACTGCGCAAATAAATTCTTGCCTTTAGGCTGAAAATCTTCCAGAAAAcaagtttttaatttgttacTGTACAACAAATTTTTAGATATACACCATCAAGACAATTCTTAACATACAAGCATTAAGAGGCATTTAAATTTTGTCTGCTTGATCCATTCAGGAAAAACTCCATTATGCTTGGCTACTACTCACAGCTATTGCCCACCAATGGCGTAGTCTGCACATTGCATATGCAAGTATTAACACCTTAAACCGAAAGACTGCCAGTAGCTatagagagaggaaaaaatactagTTGGTTAATTCAGAACACAGAAGAACCACAATATTCTTAGCTCACTGAAAATACTAACTACTTATAAACTTAAAACAGGACAGTCTAAGTCCTCCTACCAAGAAACAAATTTGAATGTGCCCttataaaacagaaatagaagGTAATTTCCCATTTGTAAAGCAAATGGCAACATCCACATGCCTACACAGTCTCAAATATGCAAGCATGTGCCATTCCACAAATAAGTTAGAAACATAAGAAACATAAGAAAGCTATGCAAAGTGTGTTAATGATCATTTTACCTGACTGGAATCTAAACAGTTACATCTGGTGAGGTTAATCCAGCAAATACCTTGAACATCACTGTGCATCTCAATGATCTTAGCACTGTGCTACTATACTCCTAGTAT
The nucleotide sequence above comes from Oenanthe melanoleuca isolate GR-GAL-2019-014 chromosome 2, OMel1.0, whole genome shotgun sequence. Encoded proteins:
- the STARD3NL gene encoding STARD3 N-terminal-like protein isoform X2, producing the protein MNRVPADAENAHSSSVESCSSLRDVHSINPTQLIARIESYEGREKKGISDVRRTFCLFVTFDLLFITLLWIIELNVKGGIETTLEKEVLHYDYSSSYFDIFLLAVFRFKVLILAYAMCRLRHWWAIALFSQGAFGYVLPIISFILAWIETWFLDFKVLPQEAEEENRFLIAQDASERATLLHPGVLSDGQFYSPPESVAGSDEDSEEKQDSEKPIV
- the STARD3NL gene encoding STARD3 N-terminal-like protein isoform X1 — its product is MNRVPADAENAHSSSVESCSSLRDVHSINPTQLIARIESYEGREKKGISDVRRTFCLFVTFDLLFITLLWIIELNVKGGIETTLEKEVLHYDYSSSYFDIFLLAVFRFKVLILAYAMCRLRHWWAIAFTTAVTSAFLLAKVIISQLFSQGAFGYVLPIISFILAWIETWFLDFKVLPQEAEEENRFLIAQDASERATLLHPGVLSDGQFYSPPESVAGSDEDSEEKQDSEKPIV
- the STARD3NL gene encoding STARD3 N-terminal-like protein isoform X3, with translation MNRVPADAENAHSSSVESCSSLRDVHSINPTQLIARIESYEGREKKGISDVRRTFCLFVTFDLLFITLLWIIELNVKGGIETTLEKEVLHYDYSSSYFDIFFTTAVTSAFLLAKVIISQLFSQGAFGYVLPIISFILAWIETWFLDFKVLPQEAEEENRFLIAQDASERATLLHPGVLSDGQFYSPPESVAGSDEDSEEKQDSEKPIV